In Saccharicrinis fermentans DSM 9555 = JCM 21142, a genomic segment contains:
- a CDS encoding RagB/SusD family nutrient uptake outer membrane protein, whose product MNKILLYTLTILSGYICFSCNDDLLDTKPLDKYTEVDIWNDASLAQGFIYNTYGSVIPELFVNPLDPQSRFGGVGNDDYTDNVLTRKSNNIARDLIDKYFDAGWAKNNSYYFFGKAPSGNKAPIKKNSFEVIRDCNLIIEKVSASTGIIESEKAALVAQGKMLRALIYYTKARLFGKYVIIDKVLTPDDELKLPRSKTIKETYDFIIKDLQEAAPDLKGANEVQSGQLTQGAAYAMLAEIALQGAAYIEEGKEDYYQIAKEASEKLFDLGYSLDSDYGTLFNDYDYALNSNSIILGLYKHIDVTWCQQTLMQGIVPNLEVSATTGSPALKESFLGWTEVWPSCSLVDDYLVADVDGVAKRWDETSYFDDFESKGGYISNAIYNKHRDARFFASIVQDSSKLFSNVISTRVGGNLHYAESTKGTNRSTPSGYFIRKGIYDMEGFKAVVHTNYHQVVTRIGRAYLNYAEVMLRLNQPEIAIEYINKTRTVHGGLPALSTSIGLNEAWRWYKIERRVELFFENDRYWSLLRWGKEEGGNVISELNDTQHTFFEIAADGKSYQIMPVILSPNNHKKRFSTKRYLFPVPENERILNDMLDQNPGW is encoded by the coding sequence ATGAATAAAATATTATTATATACACTAACTATTCTTTCGGGGTACATTTGTTTTTCTTGTAATGATGACCTCCTAGATACCAAGCCTCTAGATAAATATACAGAGGTGGACATATGGAATGATGCCAGCTTGGCGCAAGGTTTTATTTATAATACATATGGCTCTGTTATTCCGGAATTATTTGTTAATCCACTGGATCCACAAAGTCGTTTTGGTGGAGTAGGAAATGATGATTATACAGACAATGTATTAACACGAAAATCAAATAACATAGCACGTGATCTGATAGACAAATACTTTGATGCTGGTTGGGCAAAAAATAATTCGTACTATTTCTTCGGGAAGGCTCCTTCTGGAAATAAGGCGCCTATCAAAAAGAATTCCTTTGAGGTAATTCGAGACTGTAATCTAATTATTGAAAAGGTATCAGCTTCGACAGGTATTATCGAAAGTGAAAAGGCAGCACTGGTAGCACAAGGTAAAATGTTACGAGCCTTGATTTATTATACCAAAGCTCGTTTGTTTGGTAAGTATGTCATTATTGACAAGGTACTGACTCCTGATGATGAGTTGAAATTACCACGTTCAAAAACCATTAAGGAGACCTATGATTTTATCATTAAAGATCTTCAGGAAGCAGCACCTGACTTAAAAGGAGCAAATGAAGTACAAAGTGGGCAACTCACCCAGGGGGCTGCATATGCAATGTTAGCTGAAATTGCTTTACAAGGGGCTGCATATATTGAAGAAGGAAAAGAAGATTACTATCAGATTGCCAAAGAGGCTAGTGAAAAATTGTTTGATTTAGGGTATTCGTTGGATTCGGATTATGGTACATTATTTAATGATTACGATTATGCATTAAATTCGAATTCTATAATACTTGGATTATATAAGCATATTGATGTTACTTGGTGTCAGCAAACACTGATGCAAGGTATTGTACCCAACCTTGAAGTGTCTGCAACCACAGGTAGCCCTGCATTAAAGGAGTCTTTTTTAGGATGGACAGAAGTATGGCCTTCCTGTAGTCTTGTGGATGATTATTTGGTAGCTGATGTTGATGGAGTAGCCAAGCGCTGGGATGAGACTTCTTATTTTGACGATTTTGAGTCAAAAGGCGGTTATATTTCCAATGCCATATATAACAAACATCGTGATGCTAGATTTTTTGCCTCTATAGTGCAGGATTCATCTAAGCTTTTTTCTAATGTTATATCAACACGTGTGGGAGGAAATCTTCATTATGCAGAGAGTACCAAAGGAACAAATCGTTCAACACCATCAGGCTACTTTATTCGTAAGGGAATTTATGACATGGAAGGATTTAAAGCAGTAGTGCATACTAATTATCATCAGGTTGTTACTCGTATTGGAAGAGCTTATTTGAATTATGCTGAGGTAATGTTGCGATTGAATCAGCCTGAAATAGCGATTGAGTATATTAATAAAACACGAACAGTGCATGGAGGATTACCCGCTTTATCAACAAGTATTGGTCTCAATGAAGCATGGAGGTGGTATAAAATTGAACGTAGAGTTGAGCTGTTTTTTGAAAATGATAGATACTGGTCTCTTTTAAGATGGGGTAAAGAGGAAGGTGGAAATGTTATTTCAGAGTTAAATGATACACAACATACATTTTTTGAAATTGCAGCTGACGGTAAGAGTTATCAAATTATGCCTGTAATTTTGAGTCCTAACAACCATAAGAAGAGATTTTCTACCAAACGTTACCTGTTCCCTGTTCCTGAAAATGAGAGAATACTTAACGATATGTTGGATCAAAATCCGGGATGGTAG
- a CDS encoding DUF5018-related domain-containing protein encodes MKKINYISLALLMLVFSSCLKSGLDDLPAFDEANIENFTFEYRWLVKNGDYDQLRVYPMDVNSTVDEISNTVNCVITVPSATDTGANPKDDFPTEIRNQVSLSSLVGYANISTAATMSPIDNAPKLGEMGDYSVSPLMYKVVAADGTVKEWTLNITEFNK; translated from the coding sequence ATGAAAAAAATTAATTATATATCATTAGCTCTTTTGATGCTTGTTTTTTCTTCGTGTTTAAAGTCCGGATTAGACGATTTACCCGCCTTTGATGAAGCAAATATTGAAAATTTCACCTTTGAATATCGATGGCTTGTGAAAAATGGAGATTATGATCAGCTTCGGGTATATCCAATGGATGTAAATTCAACAGTAGATGAGATTTCCAATACGGTGAATTGTGTAATCACTGTTCCTTCTGCAACCGATACAGGTGCTAACCCTAAAGACGATTTTCCGACTGAAATTAGAAATCAAGTTTCCTTGTCTTCTTTAGTGGGTTATGCCAATATATCAACGGCAGCTACCATGTCGCCAATAGATAATGCACCTAAGTTGGGTGAAATGGGTGATTATAGTGTTTCTCCGTTGATGTATAAAGTAGTGGCAGCTGATGGTACAGTGAAGGAATGGACACTGAATATTACTGAATTTAATAAGTAA